In Paludibacter propionicigenes WB4, the genomic window GAACCTTTATTACCTCCGGCTAAAAATTTCTGACCCATAACCAGTAAGCTCGTAAACGTTTCGCCCACGATGGTATCTGATTTGACAATCTTTCCTGCTGCCGAGAGCCGATCAATTCTACCACCGGAACCTGCTGCAATAAAACCAACTCCGTATCTTACAATTGCTTTGTATCCTACTGATTTATTGCTTTTGATGGCATTAATCTGTGAAGAGTCATTTCCGTCATCAAAATCTTTGTTGCTGTAAAGGTTTGCTGCCGCAACATTCATCTGCAATAATAAACCACTCAACAAAACAACGAGAAACTTTAAATTCGGATTTGACATATTAGCAAGTAGAGATAAGATTATAATCCAATAAAAAAAAGACGTTTATAGAATCGGGAATGGTTTATTGTTCACTTCCAAAATACTCCAGACTGAAATTTCCTCCGTCAAACACTCCGTATGAAAACTGTTTGACAAAATCGCCCAGAATAACAACCCTTTTATTTTCTTTCAACTGAAGATCAAGAGCTATATGACGATGACCAAAAATCATAAAATCAACGCCATATTCTTGAATATGTTTTTTGGCAAAAAGCACAAGAGGTTCCTTGTCTTCTCCCAGGTATTTACTATCGTATTCCTGATGTTTTAATCGGTTGTTTTTTGACCAGTTATATCCAAAATTCTGACCTAACTGAGCCGGCACAAGCCGGAATAACTTTTGTGCAGTATCGCTGTGAAAAATCTTCCGGATAAACTTAAAACCGTGATCATTTGCCGAAATTCCATCGCCATGCGCCAAATAGAAATTCTTGTTTCCGAGCTTGACCGTATAAGGTTTTTTATGGACAATCAATCCAACCTCTTTCTCCAGATACCCAAACGTCCATATATCATGGTTCCCGATAAAGAAATGAATTTCAATGCCTGCATCAGTCAGTTCGGCCAGTTTTCCCAACACGCGGACAAATCCTTTGGGCACAACTGTTTTATATTCGAACCAAAAGTCGAATATATCACCCAGCAAATAAATGACAGTAGCATCAGCTTTTACATGATCCAACCAGTCAACAAGTTTTTTTTCGTGAGCGCGTTTATCCTTTACAAGCAATGAACCCAAATGGGCATCAGAAAGAAAATAAATCATATCAGTTAGCAGTTAGCAATGAACAATGAACAAGCACTGATGTCTGTTCACTGATAATTGATAGTTGTTATAAGAATCCTAATTCCAGTTGTGCTTCCTCGCTCATCATACTTTTATCCCAGGCCGGATCAAAAACAATGTTTACATCCACATCATTTACGCCTTCAACACTCAAAACCTTCATGCGTACATCTTCTACTATAAAGTCAACCGCAGGACAATTGGGGGCTGTCAATGTCATATCCAATGTCAATTTTCCATCTTCCGCCAAATCTATTTTATAAATAAGACCTAAGTCGTAAATATTCACCGGTATTTCCGGATCGAATACTGTTTTAAGCATTCGGACAATGTTTTCTTCTATTTCTAAAAATTCGTTCATATATATTTTGTTGTCTATTAACAGTCGTTTTTCGATCAATTATTAATTTTGATAACAAGTCAATAGTATAAATAGTTTAGTTTGATTTTACTTCGCTTCGCGCTACCAGTTCATCAAATTCGGGTAGAGCAGTTGCCAGTTTTCCGTCAATTACAACTACGGCATTTACTTTGGCCTTAATCGACAGTTTATTGTCCGATTTCCGATAAATGACCTGATGGAAAACATAACGCACACCTTCTTTGGTGACGTAAAGTTTTGAAATAAAATTATCTCCCGGTTTCAGCGGTGTTTTGTAAGCAATTTCGATGCTCGAAACCATGGCATCGATACCTTTTTCGTGCAATTCGGCAAAACTGATATGATTTTCTTCCAGAAATTCATGACGCGTGTGCTCCAGGTAATTCTGATAAACAGAATTATTCACTATTCCCTGAATATCACACTCGTAATCGCGAACTTTTAATTCTAACTCGTAAATATACATTTTTATTCAATTGACTGTCGACAGTTGAAATTTTACAGCCGGAATGTCCGACTTAAACAGGAACTATCAACTAATTTATTTCTTTCTAATAAGCGTTAAACCATCGCGCAAAGGCAAAATTACTTTTTCCACCCTCGGGTCGGTTGCTACAAAGTCGTTGAAACGCATTATTTCAATGGTTTGTTTATCATTGGGCTCTACCGTTTTAAGCACCTTGCCATCCCAAAGGGTATTGTCGGCAAGAATATATCCGCCACACCGGAGTTTAGGCAAAACTGCTTCGTAATAATCCAGATATTCTCGCTTATCGGCGTCAATAAAAACCAAATCGAAAGTTTCGTTTAGCTTTTCAATCTCCGTCAAAGCATCGCCAATATGCAGTTGTATTTTATCGGCATATTCGGATCCGGCAAAATTCTGAAGAATAAAGTCCTCCAGTTCATCGTCACACTCGATGGTATGTAAAACTCCTCCTTCAGGCAACGCTTCGGCCATACAAAGAGCTGAATATCCGGTAAAAGTGCCCAGTTCCAAAATACGGTTGGGCTGTATCATACGACAAAACATACTCAATACCCTGCCTTGTAAATGACCTGAACACATGCGCGGATTAATCAACTTAACATGTGTGGCACGGTTTATCTTGGCCAGGTATTCAGGTTCGGCATCCGAGTGATTTGATATATATTCGTCTAAATTCATTGCTTGGCAGTTACAAGTAAATAGTTACGGGTTACAAGTTGATTTTGATTAAAAAGTCTGTTGATTTTTTATGGACATTCAGCATTATACATACTTCAGCACCGACAGCCGGTCAGGATTGAAAATTTCATTGGCAATTTCCTGTAACTTATCCACTGTTATCTCTTCAATTTTCTGTTTTACAATTTCCAGGTTATCTATTTTCCCATAACGAAGAAAACTCTTCCCCAGGCTCAACGCCAGATTTTCTTTTTGCTCTGCCGAAATAGCCATTTGACCCATCAACTGGAGTTTGTATTTTTTCAACGCATTTTCGGTCAATGGCTGTTCACGAAGCTTTTGTAATTCGGAGTAAACCAACTGCTCACAGCGTGCGGCATTTTCAGTATCACAACCAAAATAGACACTCCACATACCGGTATCGGTAAATGGTTGGTACGATGATTCCACATTATATACTAACCCATGTTTCTCCCTAAGCGACAGATTCAACAAGCTATTCATACCCGGACCGCCCAGAATATTATTCAGCAAATACATCCCCATACGATTTGGGTGATGCAGATCATAAGATCTGTTACCAAGCATAAAATGAACCTGATGGGTGTTTTTTACAATCTCTTTCTTCACCGGACGATATGAGGTTGGAGATTTACGCTCGGTACATCGCTGCTCCTGACCATCCGTTTTCAGGTACTTTTGAGCCCAGCGTACTATCTGATTGAAATCCAAATCGCCCAAAACAAAAAACACCATTTCTTCAGGGCGGTAATGTTTTTGTACAAAGCGGGTGGCATCTTCGGTAGTATATTTTTCTAAAAGCTCAGATTTTCCAAGAATATTATGTCCAATGGGATGATTTGCAAATAACAGTTCTTCAAAATCATCATATATCAGCTCTGAGGGGCTATCGTTGTACGACTGAATTTCGTCTACAATAATAACCACTTCTTTGTCAATCTCTTTTTGTGGAAAAGTGGAATGAAGGACTATGTCGGAAACCAGCTCAATGGCGCGCTCAAAATATTCTTTCAAAACTATGGCATAAACCACGGTCTCTTCTTTCGATGTGTAGGCATTTAGTTCTCCACCAACATTCTCTAACCTGTTGATAATATGACCCGAACGGCGTTTCTCAGTACCTTTAAAAAGCATATGCTCAATAAAATGCGCCATGCCCTGCTCTGTTTCAACCTCATCGCGCGAACCGGTATTGATTACCATTCCGCAATATGTTACTGCCGATTCGTCGGGTTTATGAATAATTCGAAGCCCGTTCGAAAGGGTATATGTTTGATATGTCATTAGTTTACTTTTAAAAAAAGAGTTACAAAGATACGAAATTCAGATGAAAACTAATAACTGAATTTGATTTAGCGGATATAGACTCACTCCTACTCAAAAAGCCTGCCTGTAGGTACATCCGGTTTTCCATTCACTGCATCCGTACGCTGTATTTCCTTTGAGCAGTGTTCCTTTTCCGCAAAGCGGACAAGGTGTGCCTTCGAGTGAGGGTTTGGCAGGATGCAAAGCAGCGTCGCCCGGACGGCGGTTATCACTCTTGACATTAAACACTATTTCGGTAACCATGGCTTTGAGTTCGGCCAGAAAATCCTTTGCCAGGTATTCTCCCTTTTCTACCTGTCGGAGTTTTTTCTCCCACAAACCTGTCAGCTCGGCCGATTTGAGCAGATCTTCCTGAATTATCTGAATCAACTCTACGCCTGTGGTGGTAGCAATAAGATTTTTCTTTTCCTTTCGGATATAATCACGTTTAAACAACGTTTCGATAATGGCAGCGCGCGTAGACGGGCGACCGATGCCGTTTTCTTTCAAAGCATCACGCAGTTCGTCATTATCAACGAGCTTTCCGGCTGTTTCCATAGCTCGAAGCAAGGTAGCTTCGGTATAAGGTTTGGGCGGAGAAGTCCACTTTTCGGCCAGTGTAGGTTCGTGTGGGCCACTTTCGCCTTTTTCGAACAAGGGCAAAGTTTTTTCATCCTCTTCTTCTTGCTCGTCGCCGTCATTTTTGATTTTGGCAAATACCACGCGCCAACCCGGATCCAGAATTTGTTTTCCGTTGACCTTAAATTCCACCTTTTCCACTTCGCCCAACACGGTGGTAGTCGAAATCTTACATTCGGGATAAAAGTTGGCTATAAACCGACGAGCCACAAGGTCAAAAACCTTTTTCTCGGTATCGGTCAATGCAGTAGGATGCACACCGGTGGGAATAATGGCGTGGTGGTCGGTCACTTTGGCATTATCAAATACCTTTTTCGTTTTAGGAAGTTTGCCAGCCAACAAGGGTTTAGTAAGTAATTCGTAGTCTTTTATCCCTTTGAGAATGTCCGGAATTTTAGGATAAATATCATCACTTAAATACGTAGTATCCACACGAGGATAGGTAGTTACCTTTTTTTCGTACAAGCTTTGTATTATTTTCAGCGTTTCGTCGGCCGAATACGCAAATTTCTTATTGCACTCCACCTGAAGCGAGGTCAAATCGAACAGGCGCGGTGCCGATTCGGTTCCTTTTTTGGTGGTAATATCGGTCACAAAAAAGTCGGCAGTGCGAACCGTTTCCAGAAAGTTGGTACCTTCTTCTACGCTGGAAAACCGCCCTTTGGAAGCCGAAAAAATCGTATCGCGGTACACAGTTTTTAATTCCCAATAAGCTTCTGGCTTAAAATTTTCTATTTCTAGCTGTCGGTTTACTATCAATGCCAAGGTAGGTGTTTGTACCCGCCCGATAGACAGAACCTGCCGGTTTTTACCATATTTCAGCGTGTAAAGTCGGGTGGCATTCATACCCAGCAGCCAGTCACCAATGGCCCGCGACAGTCCGGCTTCGTAAAGCGACTGAAACTGACTCTGGTCTTTCAGTTTTGAAAAACCTTCGCGGATAGCTTCTTCTGTTAACGATGAAATCCACAAGCGTTTCACGGGACATTTACACAATGCTTTTTGCATCACCCAACGCTGAATAAGCTCTCCCTCCTGCCCCGCATCACCGCAGTTCACCACCTCGTCGGCACTTGCCATCAGAGTTTCAATCACATGAAATTGTTTCTGAATACCGCTATCGTTCATCACCTTGATGCCAAACCGCTGCGGAATCATAGGCAAATGACTCAACGCCCAGGCCTTCCATTCGGGCGCATATTCATGCGGCTCCAGTAAACCGCAAAGATGCCCGAATGTCCAGGTCACCTGATAACCGTTTCCTTCAATATATCCATCTTTTCGGGTTTTGGCTCCGAGCACTTCGGCAATATCACGCGCCACACTGGGCTTTTCGGCAATGCAAACAATCATCTTCTCAGTAAACAATTATCAGTGAATAGTTATCGGTGAATAATTATCGGTGGACAGTCCTTCAATGCTATCTTTCATCCGTATTAATCAATATTACGCAAAAGTACAGAAAAACTTTCATTAGAAATAGCGCTGCATATTCAGAAACCGCTTCCCGATATTTAGTCCAAATAAGATTATAGAGTCAATCTATTCGCTTATAACAATTATGAATTGTAAATATTGCGTACGAAATTGCTTAAAATGCTTATCTTTGCAGTAGAAAAAAAACGCTTAGGTATGGGTGTTTAAGGTACAATGTTTAATAAAAGAAAATTTAGTTACATGTTTAAAAATCAACAAATTGCTAAAGACATTTATTATGTTGGCGTAAACGATCGCCAGAAACACAAGTTTGAAAATATGATTCCACTACCAAATGGAGTTTCGTATAACGCATACCTGATTGTGGACGAAAAAACAGCGCTGGTGGATACGGTTGACATTTCATTCGGAGATATTTTTATAGACAAAATACAGTCCCAACTACAGGGCAAGCCTCTCGATTATCTGATTATCAATCATATGGAACCGGATCATTCAGGTTCTATTCGTCTTATTCGTAAATATTACCCGGATATGGTTATTGTTGGTAACAACAAAACACTCAGCATGGTGGATGGATATTATGGCGTTACTGATAATATGTTGGAGATTAAAGATGGTCAAATCCTGTCGTTAGGTTCACATAAATTGGAATTTCATTTCACGCCCATGGTTCACTGGCCTGAAACCATGATGACTTACGACAAAACAGAAAAAGTTTTGTTCTCCGGCGATGCGTTCGGAGCTTTCGGAACACTGGACGGAGCCGTAATGGACACTGACCTGAACGTAGATAAATACTGGGACGAAATGGCACGCTATTATTCCAACATCGTAGGAAAATACGGTAATCCGATTCAAAAAGCATTGAAAAAACTTACGCCGCTTGAACTGAATCTGATATGCAGTACACACGGTCCGGTGTGGAAAGAGCACATTACCGAAGTGGTGGATATGTATGATCAGTTTAGCCGATACCACGGAAAAGATGGCGTAGTAATCATATACGGTTCTATGTACGGGAATACGGAATTAATGGCCGAAACAGTAGCTCAGGGTGTTGCAGAAGCTGGCGTTAAGAATATTATCATACACAACGTATCTAAGTCAGATCCTTCTGTCATCATACGGGATGTATTCAAGTACAAAGGATTAATTGTAGGCAGCCCTACTTATAGCAACGAATTATACCCCGAAGTGGAATCATTATTGCGCAAGATAGAAATTCGTGGTGTGAAAAACCGCGTATTCGGTTGTTTTGGCTCTTTTACCTGGGCAAGTGCTGCAGTAAAGCGTCTGACAACTTTTGTGGAAACAATGAAATGGCAATCAGCTGAAATTACTGTAGACGAAAAACAAGGATTAAAAACAGATAAATACGAAGCTTGTCTGGAGCTGGGCCGACAAGTGGCGGAACTGATGAAAAATCATGTTGACGAACCGGAACATTGCGTTTAAATGAGTTGAAACTTGATAGACAACTGCAATATATTAAACGGTTTATAACTTTATGAACTTGCAATATGAACAACGGATTTGTACGAGTAGCTGCTGCCATTCCCGATCTGCGGGTGGCCGATTGTGCTTTTAATGTGTCCTGCATAGCGGATTTAGTTCGTCGGGGCGAAGAGGAAAAAGCACAGGTAATCTGTTTCCCTGAACTATCGGTCACGGGCTATACCTGTGCCGATTTATTTTTTCAGCAACAACTGCTAAGCGATGCCGAGAAAGCACTTAATGAACTTCAGATGCTCACGTTTTCTACTACTTCAGTGATTATCGTGGGAATGCCTGTTCGTGTTCAAAACCAGTTATTCAACACTGCTGTAGTATTACAAGGAGGTCATATTTTGGGAGTTGTACCCAAAACCCACTTACCCAACAATAATGAGTTTTACGAAAAACGCTGGTTTTCTCCTTCGACAGCTACAGGAGTACAGCGCATTACGCTCTCAGGCGAAGATGTGCCTTTTGGTACAGATTTGCTCTTTAGCGACGGCAAATTTTCGTTCGGCATAGAGCTTTGCGAGGATCTTTGGGTTCCGATTCCACCAAGTTCGCAACACGCTCTGCATGGTGCTGACATTATTTTCAATCTCTCTGCAACAAACGAGCTGATTGGGAAACATCAGTATTTACGGCAATTAATCGAACAACAGTCGGCCCGCTGCAATGCCGGATATGTATATTCTTCTGCCGGTGCAGGCGAATCAACCACCGATGTAGTCTATGCCGGAAACGGAATAATCGTTGAGAATGGGAAAATCATTGCAAGCTCCGAGCGCTTTTCGTTTGAACCGCAACTTATTGTAAGCGATGTTGACATTGAACGGCTGCAAGCCGACCGTATGCGGAATACAAATTACACCAACGAGAAATCCGACAAAACATATCGCACGATAAAACTGGAGGATGCTCACTTTACCCAATTTGAGTTGAAACGCACGTTTGACAAGCACCCCTTTGTACCACCTCTAACCAACAGAGACGCCAGTTGCGAGGAAATTTTCTCGATACAGGTGGGCGGATTGGCCAAAAGATGGAAACATACAAAAGCAGAAACGGTGGTTGTTGGTATTTCGGGAGGACTGGATTCTACGCTGGCTCTGTTGGTTTGTGTAAAAACAGCCGATAAACTTGGCATTGACCGCAAACACATTTTTGGTATCACCATGCCCGGCTTCGGAACTACCGACCGCACCTATACCAACGCTCTTAATCTTATGAAGTCGCTGGGTATAACCATGCTTGAAATCTCCATAAAAGATGCTTGCATTCAGCACTTCAAAGACATAAATCATGATCCGGACACGCACGATGTGACTTACGAAAACACTCAGGCACGTGAACGGACGCAGATATTGATGGATATCGCCAACAAACACAACGGTCTGGTAATAGGCACCGGCGATTTATCCGAATCGGCTCTTGGCTGGGCAACCTACAATGGCGATCACATGTCAATGTATGCTGTAAACTCGGGCGTACCGAAAACATTGGTTCGTTACCTGGTCGATTGGGCAGCACATAAGCTCGAATCGCAATCCGAGGAGATTTTGCGAGACATACTCGATACTCCGGTAAGTCCGGAGCTGCTACCCGCCGACGAAAGCGGCAATATTGCACAAAAAACCGAAGATATTGTTGGTCCGTACGAATTGCACGATTTCTTTTTATACTACATGGTTCGCTTCGGATTCTCACCATCCAAAATCATGTTTTTAGCCCAAAATGCTTTTGGTGATATATACGCAGATGACGTTATTGAAAAATGGCTTAAAATATTCATTCGCAGATTTTTTGCGCAGCAATTTAAACGTTCATGCATCCCAGACGGACCCAAAGTGGGCTCTATAAATCTGTCACCTCGCGGAGACTGGCGTATGCCAAGCGATGCAGTTGCTTTTTTAGTGAACTGAGAACAGTAAACAATCATCACATTATCACATCACCATATCATCAGATTACCGTATGTTCGAACAAATATTCTACAAAAACTCGCTTCGCGACTGGCTGATATCACTAGCCATCATTGCCGGTGCATTGATTCTTAATAAAATAATCATCCTGCTAAACAAACATTTGATTCAAAAGCTGACTGCCAAAACAAAGAATCGTTTAGATGATATTTTATTCAAAATGCTTCAGGCTCCTGTACTTTTGGGTATTATCCTTGTTGCCATATGGTTCGCTGCACGAAGACTTGAATTGGGAACTCATATTGAAAGTACGATTCTTAAGGCATATAAAGTTCTTACAGTCATCAATATTACCTGGTTTGTTGCTCGGTTGGCCAATGCTTTGCTGGAAGAATATTTAGCACCTAAAGCCGCTGATAAAAATACGCTAAAATACCTCGACAATCATTTAATGTCTATTCTCCGTCGAGCCGTTCTGGCTGTGATTTGGTCATTTGGCGTAGTCATGGCGCTTAACAATGTAGGCGTTAACGTAGGAACACTTATTGCAGGGTTAAGTATCGGTGGTTTGGCATTTGCTCTGGCAGCGCAAGACACGATTAAGAATATCTACGGAGGTTTTACCATCTTCACCGACCGCCCTTTCCGTATTGGCGATCGTATCAAGGTGGACAGTTTTGATGGTTTTGTAGAAGAAATTGGTATCCGCAGCACACGCATTCGCACATTGGAAAAACGACTGGTAACGATACCTAATTACAAACTGGTAGAAGCTTCAGTTGAAAATATATCTGAGGAGCCAATGCGGCGCGTATTAATGAAACTTGGGCTGACTTATAACACAACTCCCGAAAAGATGAACGAAGCCATGTCGATACTGCGCGATATGCCAAACAGAATAAACAATGTATTTGAGAAAGATATTGTAGTGGCTTTTACTGATTTTACCGATTTTGCGCTAGTTATTACATTTGTATATTTCATTAGGAAAAATGCTGATGTAATGGAAACTCCCTCGCTGGTAAATAGCGAGATACTCCGGGCATTCAACGCTGCAGGACTTCAATTTGCTTATCCTACACAAACTATTTACATCGAAAAGGACTAATATAATAGAATACACTAACAACAAGAGAAAAGCCCGACTATAGTTTTTAGTCAGGCTTTCTTTTATATGATATTCAGATCATTAGTCGATTAGATCAAATCCAGTATAAGGAATCAACGCTTTTGGTATGCGAATACCTTCCGGTGTTTGGTTGTTTTCAAGCAATGCAGCCACTATACGCGGCAATGCCATGGCACTTCCATTCAGCGTATGGCAAAGTTGAGTTTTCTTATCTGCAGTTCTGAAACGACATTTCAAACGATTGGCCTGATAACTTTCAAAATTTGAAACCGAACTAACTTCCAGCCAACGCTCCTGAGCAGCTGAAAAAACTTCAAAGTCAAATGTCAAAGCCGAAGTGAAGCTCATATCACCTCCACACAGGCGAAGAATACGCCAAGGCAATTCCAGTTTGTCAACCAATGTCTGCACGTAATTCACCATCTGATCAAGTGTTTCATAGGACTTGTCAGGATGTTGAATCTGTACAATTTCTACTTTGTCGAACTGATGAAGTCGGTTAAGACCACGTACATCTTTACCATAAGAACCTGCTTCGCGGCGGAAACAAGCAGAATAAGCTGTATTTCTGATTGGCAGCTCACTTTCATTCAAAATCACATCCCGATAAATATTTGTAACGGGCACTTCTGCCGTTGGAATCAGATACAAATCATCCACCGTGCAGTGGTACATCTGACCCTCTTTGTCCGGCAACTGACCTGTGCCATAACCCGAAGCTGCATTTACCACATAAGGTGGTTGAACTTCCAGGTAACCTGCTTCACGCGCATTGTCGAGGAAAAAGTTGATCAACGCACGTTGCAAACGGGCTCCTTTGCCTTTATAGACTGGAAAGCCTGCACCTGATATTTTTACACCCAATTCAAAATCAATCAAATCATATTTTTTCGCTAAATCCCAGTGAGGTACAGCATCGGCGTGTAAATTTGGCATAACGCCACCGGTTCGCTCAATTAAATTATCCTCAGCATGCTTTCCAGCGGGCACACTTTCGTGTGGTAGATTTGGAATCTGAACCAGCAATTCGTTGAGTTTAAGTTCTGCTGCTGTTTGTTGATCACCCAGTACTTTAATGCTTTCCTTTAATTCTACCGTTTTTTCTTTGGCCTGAGCAGCTTCATCTTGCTTTCCTTGTTTGAAAAGCAACCCGATTTCCTTCGATAAGTTATTCAACTCGGCCGAGGCAGTATCAACCTTAACCTGAGTTGTTTTACGCACATTATCCAATTCTACTACTTGAGCAATAATATCAGCTCCGTCGAAATTCTTCTTTGCCAACCGAACAATTACTTCTTCGGTATTTTCGGTGATATATTTGAGTGTCAACATATTCTTATTTACAATTTAGTCATTTACAATTTACAATTGCAAACTAAGTCTTGGTTCTTTTATCTAAATAAAAAATCTCCCGCAATTTTACGTATATGTAAAACAACAGGAGATTTATGTGTGTTGAGTATCGGCTAATGCTTAGTTAGCTTCGATAGGTTTTACAGAAACAAATGACTTGTTGTCTTTCTTTTTTCTGAATTCTACTACTCCGTCAACTAATGCGAATAAAGTATGATCTTTTCCCATACCGATGTTTTCACCAATGTGGTGAACTGTTCCGCGTTGACGAACGATGATGTTACCTGCTTTTGCAAATTGACCACCAAAAATCTTTACGCCCAATCGTTTACTTTCCGATTCACGACCGTTCTTTGAGCTACCAACCCCTTTCTTATGTGCCATTTTCTTCTAATTTTTATCGGTTAAGCTACAATTTCTTTAATAAATAATTCTGTGAAGTTTTGACGGTGACCGTTGCGTTTGCGGTATCCCTTACGACGTTTTTTGTGGAAAATAATTACTTTTTCGCCACGAACGTGTGATAATACTTCTGCTACAACTTTAGCACCTACAACAACAGGAGCACCTACAGTGACAGTACCTTCATTGTCAATCAATAACACTTTGTCAAATTCTACCTGAGAGCCTCTTTCAGCTTCTTCCATACGATGGATATACAGTCTTCTTCCGGCTTCCACCTTAAACTGTTGTCCCAAAATTTCTACGATTGCGTACATTTTTAAAACGACTTTTCTGATTACATCGGGAAGGTGAGTTACCAACTGGTATTGCTTCTTGTTTTTACCTTATCCGAAAAGAGCTGCAAAAATACAACTTTATTTTTAATATGCAAAGCCCTAAACCAAAATAATTTTCATTTTCAGCGCAATTCATTTCAAAGCTGGAAATCAAACCATTACCCATTGATTGTTCTATCACACATTCTATTGGATCAGAAGCGATGTCATCGAAAGAGAACCCATAACTGTCTTATCATTAAAAAATGAAAGCTTATCGCTTTCTCGTTTGATAGCCAGCGTATAAAGAAGTGGTAAAAAATGCTCAGGAGTTGGCACAGCCAGTTGAACATCTTTGCCTAATAAATTGTAGTCGATTAACTCCTTATGCCCGTTGTTTATAATCAACTTTTTAATTTTATCGTTCGCCTCAACAGCCCAATCATGACCATATTCCTCGTCATCTGCTTTATCCCAGGCTACCTTGCTCAAGTTATGAACGATATTACCGCTACCGATTATCAGTACCCCTTTGTCTCGCAACGAAGTCAGCTCCCTGGCAAATTCATAATGTTCCTTAGGTGATTTGTGATAATCCAGACTCAGCTGAATAACAGGTATATTTGCCTGTGGATACATGCGCCGGATTACACTCCATGCACCATGATCCAACCCCCACTTCTGATCAG contains:
- a CDS encoding UDP-2,3-diacylglucosamine diphosphatase, which encodes MIYFLSDAHLGSLLVKDKRAHEKKLVDWLDHVKADATVIYLLGDIFDFWFEYKTVVPKGFVRVLGKLAELTDAGIEIHFFIGNHDIWTFGYLEKEVGLIVHKKPYTVKLGNKNFYLAHGDGISANDHGFKFIRKIFHSDTAQKLFRLVPAQLGQNFGYNWSKNNRLKHQEYDSKYLGEDKEPLVLFAKKHIQEYGVDFMIFGHRHIALDLQLKENKRVVILGDFVKQFSYGVFDGGNFSLEYFGSEQ
- a CDS encoding metal-sulfur cluster assembly factor, producing the protein MNEFLEIEENIVRMLKTVFDPEIPVNIYDLGLIYKIDLAEDGKLTLDMTLTAPNCPAVDFIVEDVRMKVLSVEGVNDVDVNIVFDPAWDKSMMSEEAQLELGFL
- a CDS encoding acyl-CoA thioesterase, with amino-acid sequence MYIYELELKVRDYECDIQGIVNNSVYQNYLEHTRHEFLEENHISFAELHEKGIDAMVSSIEIAYKTPLKPGDNFISKLYVTKEGVRYVFHQVIYRKSDNKLSIKAKVNAVVVIDGKLATALPEFDELVARSEVKSN
- a CDS encoding O-methyltransferase; translation: MNLDEYISNHSDAEPEYLAKINRATHVKLINPRMCSGHLQGRVLSMFCRMIQPNRILELGTFTGYSALCMAEALPEGGVLHTIECDDELEDFILQNFAGSEYADKIQLHIGDALTEIEKLNETFDLVFIDADKREYLDYYEAVLPKLRCGGYILADNTLWDGKVLKTVEPNDKQTIEIMRFNDFVATDPRVEKVILPLRDGLTLIRKK
- a CDS encoding M16 family metallopeptidase yields the protein MTYQTYTLSNGLRIIHKPDESAVTYCGMVINTGSRDEVETEQGMAHFIEHMLFKGTEKRRSGHIINRLENVGGELNAYTSKEETVVYAIVLKEYFERAIELVSDIVLHSTFPQKEIDKEVVIIVDEIQSYNDSPSELIYDDFEELLFANHPIGHNILGKSELLEKYTTEDATRFVQKHYRPEEMVFFVLGDLDFNQIVRWAQKYLKTDGQEQRCTERKSPTSYRPVKKEIVKNTHQVHFMLGNRSYDLHHPNRMGMYLLNNILGGPGMNSLLNLSLREKHGLVYNVESSYQPFTDTGMWSVYFGCDTENAARCEQLVYSELQKLREQPLTENALKKYKLQLMGQMAISAEQKENLALSLGKSFLRYGKIDNLEIVKQKIEEITVDKLQEIANEIFNPDRLSVLKYV
- a CDS encoding DNA topoisomerase 3, with product MIVCIAEKPSVARDIAEVLGAKTRKDGYIEGNGYQVTWTFGHLCGLLEPHEYAPEWKAWALSHLPMIPQRFGIKVMNDSGIQKQFHVIETLMASADEVVNCGDAGQEGELIQRWVMQKALCKCPVKRLWISSLTEEAIREGFSKLKDQSQFQSLYEAGLSRAIGDWLLGMNATRLYTLKYGKNRQVLSIGRVQTPTLALIVNRQLEIENFKPEAYWELKTVYRDTIFSASKGRFSSVEEGTNFLETVRTADFFVTDITTKKGTESAPRLFDLTSLQVECNKKFAYSADETLKIIQSLYEKKVTTYPRVDTTYLSDDIYPKIPDILKGIKDYELLTKPLLAGKLPKTKKVFDNAKVTDHHAIIPTGVHPTALTDTEKKVFDLVARRFIANFYPECKISTTTVLGEVEKVEFKVNGKQILDPGWRVVFAKIKNDGDEQEEEDEKTLPLFEKGESGPHEPTLAEKWTSPPKPYTEATLLRAMETAGKLVDNDELRDALKENGIGRPSTRAAIIETLFKRDYIRKEKKNLIATTTGVELIQIIQEDLLKSAELTGLWEKKLRQVEKGEYLAKDFLAELKAMVTEIVFNVKSDNRRPGDAALHPAKPSLEGTPCPLCGKGTLLKGNTAYGCSEWKTGCTYRQAF
- a CDS encoding FprA family A-type flavoprotein; this encodes MFKNQQIAKDIYYVGVNDRQKHKFENMIPLPNGVSYNAYLIVDEKTALVDTVDISFGDIFIDKIQSQLQGKPLDYLIINHMEPDHSGSIRLIRKYYPDMVIVGNNKTLSMVDGYYGVTDNMLEIKDGQILSLGSHKLEFHFTPMVHWPETMMTYDKTEKVLFSGDAFGAFGTLDGAVMDTDLNVDKYWDEMARYYSNIVGKYGNPIQKALKKLTPLELNLICSTHGPVWKEHITEVVDMYDQFSRYHGKDGVVIIYGSMYGNTELMAETVAQGVAEAGVKNIIIHNVSKSDPSVIIRDVFKYKGLIVGSPTYSNELYPEVESLLRKIEIRGVKNRVFGCFGSFTWASAAVKRLTTFVETMKWQSAEITVDEKQGLKTDKYEACLELGRQVAELMKNHVDEPEHCV